Proteins encoded together in one ANME-2 cluster archaeon window:
- a CDS encoding DUF86 domain-containing protein, with translation MKKEPEVFIEHILESIELIENYTANKTISDFIESVQLQDSIIRRIEIIGEAVKNLPAEVKSNYPDVPWKNIAGMRDVLIHKYFGIDLELTWQVVQKDIPDLKRENLKIKQDLKNK, from the coding sequence ATGAAAAAAGAACCCGAAGTATTTATTGAACATATTTTAGAGAGTATTGAACTTATTGAAAACTATACAGCAAATAAAACGATCAGCGATTTCATTGAATCTGTTCAACTTCAGGATTCGATTATTCGCAGAATAGAAATAATAGGGGAAGCTGTTAAGAATTTACCTGCCGAGGTTAAGAGCAATTATCCTGATGTTCCATGGAAAAATATAGCTGGCATGAGAGATGTCCTTATCCATAAATACTTCGGAATTGATCTGGAGTTGACATGGCAAGTAGTGCAAAAGGACATTCCAGATCTAAAAAGAGAAAACTTGAAAATAAAACAGGATTTGAAAAACAAATAG
- a CDS encoding nucleotidyltransferase family protein translates to MNEQIIEITEKILNALKQNDVKRASLFGSVVRGELTDESDIDILVEFKGKKSLLDLVGLKLELEEMLKRKVDILTYNSLHPLLKDRILREQEVIL, encoded by the coding sequence ATGAATGAACAAATAATCGAAATAACAGAGAAAATCCTCAATGCACTCAAGCAGAATGATGTTAAACGTGCATCCCTTTTTGGTTCAGTTGTAAGAGGAGAATTGACTGATGAAAGCGACATAGATATTCTCGTTGAATTCAAAGGGAAAAAAAGTCTGCTTGACCTTGTAGGCTTAAAATTAGAACTCGAAGAGATGCTGAAAAGGAAGGTTGATATCCTTACATACAATTCTCTGCATCCTCTTCTAAAGGACAGGATACTTCGCGAACAGGAAGTGATATTATGA
- a CDS encoding Bro-N domain-containing protein, which yields MDSEKSLIVFQDKKIRRLWHNEEWFFSVVDIAAALTEQDDAQKARKYWNKLSQRLREEGSEVVTNCHRLKLPAEDGKLRKTDCANTKTILRIIQSIPSPKAEPFKRWLAQVGFERIKEIEDPELAQERMKEIYEQKGYSKSWIDKRLRGIAVRQDLTDEWQKQGINEHIEFAILTAEISKASFGLTPSGYKKLKGLKNENLRDHMTDLELIFSMLGEASTSEIERTQNPETFNEHKKASKDGGTIAKNARLELEQKTKQNVITGENYLKEPEEKKRIGIN from the coding sequence ATGGATTCGGAAAAATCATTGATCGTCTTTCAGGATAAGAAAATAAGAAGGCTCTGGCATAATGAAGAATGGTTTTTTTCTGTTGTCGATATAGCCGCAGCTTTGACTGAGCAGGATGATGCTCAAAAAGCAAGAAAGTACTGGAATAAACTAAGCCAAAGGCTTAGAGAAGAAGGTAGCGAAGTGGTGACAAATTGTCACCGGTTGAAATTGCCTGCTGAAGATGGCAAACTAAGGAAAACTGACTGTGCGAACACTAAAACAATACTTAGGATAATACAGTCAATCCCTTCCCCTAAAGCAGAACCATTTAAACGATGGCTTGCTCAAGTCGGTTTTGAAAGGATCAAGGAAATAGAAGATCCTGAACTTGCACAGGAGCGCATGAAAGAGATCTACGAGCAGAAAGGTTACTCAAAATCATGGATAGACAAGCGACTGCGAGGTATTGCCGTAAGACAGGACCTGACTGACGAATGGCAGAAACAGGGGATAAATGAACATATCGAATTTGCAATACTCACTGCCGAAATTTCAAAAGCCAGTTTCGGATTAACGCCTTCTGGATATAAAAAGCTCAAGGGCTTAAAAAACGAAAATCTCAGAGACCACATGACTGATTTGGAGCTCATTTTTTCAATGCTTGGGGAAGCATCTACGAGTGAGATTGAACGGACACAAAATCCCGAAACATTTAATGAGCACAAAAAGGCATCAAAGGATGGCGGTACGATTGCAAAAAACGCCCGTCTGGAACTGGAACAAAAAACAAAACAGAACGTAATAACGGGTGAAAATTATCTGAAAGAACCTGAAGAGAAAAAGCGCATTGGGATAAATTAA
- a CDS encoding Bro-N domain-containing protein, whose amino-acid sequence MDSKDALVVFEGAKIRRTWHDDQWFFSVVDIIQILTESGSPRQYWGVLKKRDTQLLTICLQLKLPSSDGKCYNTDCVNTENAFRLIQSIPSKKAEPFKRWLAKVGYERIQEIENPELAQDRVKDYYELKGYPADWIEKRLRGIAIRQDLTDEWKFRGIQEQKDFAILTNEISKATFGKTVGEYKKFKSLKRNNQNLRDHMTDWELILAMVGEKATTDITISKDSQGFNECKDSALEGGTIAKNTRKEIEQKTGKSIVSNENYLHLTEKKLNKQIKD is encoded by the coding sequence ATGGATTCAAAAGACGCGCTTGTCGTTTTTGAGGGTGCAAAAATAAGGAGAACGTGGCACGACGACCAGTGGTTTTTCTCAGTGGTTGATATAATCCAGATACTCACAGAAAGTGGCAGTCCGAGACAGTACTGGGGGGTTTTGAAAAAGAGAGACACTCAGTTGTTAACAATTTGTTTACAACTGAAATTACCCTCTTCTGATGGCAAATGTTACAATACAGACTGCGTTAATACAGAAAACGCATTTAGACTTATCCAGTCCATCCCCTCTAAAAAAGCTGAACCCTTCAAGAGATGGCTTGCAAAAGTGGGATATGAAAGGATACAGGAAATAGAAAACCCTGAACTTGCACAGGACAGGGTCAAGGACTATTACGAACTTAAAGGGTACCCTGCGGATTGGATTGAAAAGAGACTCAGGGGCATAGCAATCAGGCAGGATTTGACAGATGAATGGAAATTCAGGGGCATTCAGGAGCAAAAAGACTTTGCGATCCTCACGAATGAGATATCAAAAGCAACATTTGGCAAAACAGTCGGTGAATATAAAAAATTCAAAAGCTTAAAAAGAAACAACCAGAACCTTAGAGACCATATGACTGACTGGGAGTTGATCCTTGCAATGGTTGGCGAAAAAGCAACCACAGATATCACAATATCAAAAGATTCGCAGGGATTTAATGAATGCAAAGATTCTGCTCTTGAAGGTGGAACTATCGCAAAGAATACACGGAAAGAAATAGAGCAAAAAACAGGAAAATCCATTGTTTCAAATGAGAATTATCTTCACTTAACTGAAAAGAAATTAAATAAACAAATCAAGGATTAA
- a CDS encoding winged helix-turn-helix transcriptional regulator, with translation MEKISGREVKTWVREVEKLTDKQKMILDLIKNNPSISKKEMSETIGIRPSFIDKNITTLKEKGYLKRLGPAKGGHWEIIINKNHKFRKTQHQIIIAKSHFHPAHSKPFYPVHTSYIKEYIIKVKEHGFKRRACRF, from the coding sequence GTGGAGAAAATTAGTGGAAGGGAGGTAAAAACATGGGTCAGGGAGGTCGAAAAATTAACTGATAAACAAAAAATGATATTGGACCTAATAAAAAATAATCCATCTATCTCCAAAAAAGAAATGTCCGAAACCATTGGCATCAGACCAAGTTTTATTGATAAGAATATTACAACATTAAAGGAAAAAGGGTACCTTAAGCGGCTAGGTCCTGCAAAAGGAGGGCATTGGGAAATCATAATAAACAAAAACCATAAATTCAGAAAAACGCAGCATCAAATAATTATTGCAAAATCTCACTTTCACCCCGCTCACTCCAAGCCTTTTTATCCAGTTCATACCTCTTACATAAAAGAATACATCATCAAGGTGAAAGAACATGGATTCAAAAGACGCGCTTGTCGTTTTTGA
- a CDS encoding cobalamin B12-binding domain-containing protein has translation MPVKHQVAILNKKTTSLQVPLSLLALARMVKQDFNISIVNAVTDLDYTGQIPDACQDALCFAVSSMTCYQIRDGLNVCAAVREQYPDLPIIWGGYHPSPPA, from the coding sequence ATGCCAGTAAAACACCAGGTAGCCATACTCAACAAGAAGACCACATCCCTCCAGGTCCCACTCTCCCTCCTTGCACTCGCCCGCATGGTGAAGCAAGACTTTAACATTAGCATTGTCAACGCCGTGACCGATCTAGATTATACCGGACAGATACCGGATGCCTGCCAGGACGCCCTGTGTTTTGCCGTCAGCAGCATGACCTGCTACCAGATCAGGGACGGCCTCAATGTCTGCGCAGCTGTCAGGGAGCAGTATCCGGACCTGCCTATCATCTGGGGCGGGTACCACCCATCCCCTCCTGCATAA
- a CDS encoding TATA-box-binding protein (TFIID; binds specifically to the TATA box and functions in transcription), protein MLKVVNVVITADLGILLDLADIATKLDVPYNPRKFDGVVYRKERPRSTTIFLKNGKVICNLKKIEDIKKWQPVFENILKIVDIEHAGIEIEVQNIVTTADLGGPLDLTHLTVLLGLENVEYHPESFVGLVYRVPKYNATLMIFRTGKVNILGTKKPGDAEHAFNKLRNIIKND, encoded by the coding sequence ATGCTCAAAGTGGTAAATGTGGTTATCACTGCCGACCTTGGCATACTATTGGATCTGGCAGATATTGCAACAAAACTCGATGTACCATACAATCCAAGGAAATTTGACGGTGTAGTCTATAGGAAAGAGCGCCCAAGATCCACTACGATTTTTTTAAAGAACGGTAAAGTCATATGCAACCTGAAAAAAATCGAGGACATTAAGAAGTGGCAGCCTGTTTTTGAAAATATTCTAAAAATAGTTGACATTGAGCATGCTGGAATTGAGATTGAAGTACAGAATATCGTCACAACTGCAGACCTGGGAGGACCCCTTGATCTAACACACCTGACAGTACTGCTCGGACTTGAAAATGTTGAGTATCATCCCGAAAGTTTTGTCGGGCTTGTGTACCGTGTACCAAAATATAATGCCACGCTTATGATATTCAGGACAGGCAAGGTCAATATTTTAGGCACAAAAAAACCGGGAGACGCAGAACATGCTTTCAATAAATTACGAAACATCATAAAAAACGATTAA
- the mtrE gene encoding tetrahydromethanopterin S-methyltransferase subunit E yields the protein MLQILLLGSALAGLLAFLAGIFENEDSDAGSASNPNSQVQLAPQIEHLHRYYNKAIAGEPPQNALWAALAATVAYILYTRIGLDPVPGVILGAVVGALIAAMLQGMYGSLAHISRIASMKNFKQMLYWDCLLSPLPLSMAYTFLTALCLTLLSFVIHGLLGSPFPVPLIAMFLGFTLGAIASSTGDVHYGAERLYQHYKFGSGIAISKQGDIDIKGEYGYRNSVDTPYFTLRFGGPVTGLTFGLLIFIDALSRISGSVWTSVILEFLIIALILIVIIFLEKYTRDRYGPFEEGK from the coding sequence ATGCTCCAGATATTACTCCTGGGCAGTGCCCTTGCCGGGCTCCTTGCATTTTTGGCAGGTATATTTGAGAACGAAGACTCTGATGCCGGTTCTGCCAGCAACCCAAACTCACAGGTACAACTGGCACCCCAGATTGAACACCTGCACAGGTATTACAACAAGGCCATAGCAGGCGAGCCCCCCCAGAATGCCCTATGGGCGGCACTGGCTGCAACAGTAGCTTACATTTTATATACACGCATAGGACTAGACCCGGTACCAGGAGTTATTCTCGGTGCCGTGGTCGGAGCGCTCATTGCAGCAATGTTACAGGGAATGTACGGCAGTCTTGCCCACATATCCCGCATCGCCAGCATGAAGAACTTCAAGCAAATGCTCTACTGGGACTGCCTGCTCTCTCCCCTGCCCCTTTCTATGGCATATACCTTCCTCACCGCCCTGTGCCTGACCCTGCTGTCCTTCGTCATCCACGGTCTGCTTGGCAGCCCCTTCCCTGTCCCTCTCATAGCCATGTTCCTCGGGTTCACCCTTGGTGCCATCGCATCTTCAACCGGCGATGTTCATTACGGGGCAGAGCGGCTGTACCAGCACTACAAGTTCGGGTCAGGCATTGCCATATCCAAGCAGGGGGACATTGATATAAAAGGTGAATACGGCTACCGCAACTCTGTGGACACGCCCTACTTTACCCTGCGCTTCGGCGGACCTGTGACAGGACTTACCTTCGGGCTGCTCATATTCATTGACGCCCTCTCCAGGATATCCGGCAGTGTGTGGACTTCCGTCATCCTTGAATTTTTAATAATCGCACTCATACTTATCGTCATAATCTTTCTTGAAAAATACACGCGGGACCGCTACGGTCCCTTTGAGGAGGGGAAATAA
- the mtrD gene encoding tetrahydromethanopterin S-methyltransferase subunit D, translating to MDPFSLMLFIIAGGVLVGVCVHFIPASAVGAMSASTGIATGPSMLSFGAGLTGILSASFALDSGPVAMLASGAAGSALMIVLTILGGNLVNAFGTGVPPVSGQTASGQSLLGSSTKDVITGWEQKPFVTPGTDGHGMPAQTAISGIIGGILGGVGGAMVFLGVHFLIVPISQETAAFSGMVAAGIFLINCVLPAYTLVGKTEGMFDRKMLTIPKTFLSCLIVSTFLALIIYSVSTYASMGAV from the coding sequence ATGGACCCTTTCTCTTTAATGTTATTCATAATCGCAGGCGGCGTGCTGGTAGGTGTATGCGTACATTTCATCCCTGCCAGTGCAGTGGGTGCCATGTCCGCATCCACAGGTATTGCCACAGGCCCTTCCATGCTCTCATTCGGCGCAGGACTTACCGGCATCCTGTCAGCGTCCTTTGCCCTTGATTCGGGTCCGGTTGCAATGCTGGCCTCAGGAGCTGCCGGTTCGGCACTGATGATAGTCCTGACCATACTGGGCGGCAACCTGGTGAATGCCTTTGGCACAGGCGTACCCCCTGTCTCAGGCCAGACCGCCAGCGGGCAGTCACTGCTTGGCAGCAGCACAAAAGACGTGATCACAGGATGGGAACAGAAACCCTTTGTTACTCCAGGCACAGACGGCCACGGCATGCCCGCACAAACTGCAATAAGCGGCATCATTGGCGGAATATTGGGAGGAGTAGGAGGTGCCATGGTGTTCCTGGGAGTACATTTCCTGATCGTACCAATAAGCCAGGAAACAGCAGCTTTTTCCGGGATGGTAGCAGCAGGCATATTCCTCATAAACTGCGTACTGCCTGCATATACCCTTGTGGGAAAGACCGAAGGCATGTTCGACAGGAAGATGCTGACAATCCCAAAAACATTCCTGTCATGCCTTATCGTCAGCACATTCCTTGCACTAATAATATACTCGGTATCAACATATGCATCAATGGGGGCGGTCTGA
- the mtrC gene encoding tetrahydromethanopterin S-methyltransferase subunit C, with protein sequence MSTETPGTSGGPHIQSHKLFIVSMITGLAAIFLQGYTGTYVFILIPLIWPAFIGSANGVRSLASYGLGTGTSSIGYWGTAVGATAVYTGMLLGMNPIVEIAIALAGGAITGICAQKIIKMRIPVMIRESAILAASTAVIIRFLAGLFPEQVTLLYPLLYIAVTLAVLHPYNGSMGAGENQRRTLWLSGVEASMTTAVFGLVLLLMAPSPTNAGIILVSALGFAICIRGWYRMVKNEIYGMSWTGFPPAEH encoded by the coding sequence ATGAGTACGGAAACCCCTGGAACATCGGGTGGTCCTCACATCCAGTCCCACAAATTATTCATAGTTTCAATGATCACAGGACTGGCAGCCATCTTCCTTCAAGGATATACGGGTACCTATGTCTTTATTTTAATTCCACTTATCTGGCCTGCGTTCATAGGCAGCGCCAACGGCGTGCGCAGCCTGGCAAGCTACGGCCTGGGCACTGGCACCTCGTCCATAGGGTACTGGGGAACGGCGGTAGGTGCAACAGCCGTATATACCGGAATGCTGCTGGGAATGAATCCTATAGTTGAGATTGCCATAGCCCTGGCAGGCGGTGCCATCACAGGCATCTGTGCCCAGAAGATCATCAAGATGAGAATCCCAGTAATGATAAGGGAAAGCGCCATACTGGCAGCATCCACAGCCGTGATAATCAGGTTTCTTGCAGGACTGTTCCCTGAACAGGTGACCCTGTTATACCCGCTGTTGTATATTGCCGTGACCCTGGCTGTCCTGCACCCGTACAACGGCAGCATGGGAGCCGGTGAGAACCAGCGCAGAACACTATGGCTGTCGGGTGTGGAAGCATCCATGACCACAGCAGTATTCGGACTTGTACTGCTGCTCATGGCCCCTTCCCCGACAAATGCCGGGATAATTCTGGTAAGTGCCCTGGGATTTGCAATATGTATCAGGGGCTGGTACCGCATGGTGAAAAATGAAATATATGGAATGTCATGGACAGGTTTCCCGCCTGCCGAACATTGA
- the mtrB gene encoding tetrahydromethanopterin S-methyltransferase subunit B yields MYAIIDQDEKIALDPYNGIIAQMDEEHVLANLAVVSDRIDALEEVARDLMLSLDPNTTPLISYPNREGIYLNLGKITNLVYGLILGLLISAIALYILYGGDL; encoded by the coding sequence ATGTATGCTATAATAGACCAGGATGAAAAGATTGCCCTTGACCCATATAACGGCATCATTGCCCAAATGGACGAAGAGCATGTGCTGGCTAATCTAGCTGTCGTATCTGACCGGATAGATGCTCTGGAAGAGGTTGCCAGAGACCTTATGCTCTCTCTTGACCCCAATACCACACCCCTAATCTCTTACCCCAACCGGGAAGGCATATACCTGAATCTGGGCAAGATCACCAACCTTGTATACGGCCTTATCCTTGGACTGCTCATCAGTGCCATTGCTCTTTATATCCTCTATGGGGGTGACCTGTGA
- a CDS encoding tetrahydromethanopterin S-methyltransferase subunit A has translation MGSTVPNWPPVSGEYIAGDPESQAAVITLASELDKERLTQHCALVGSMKTENIGIEKVVANIVSNTNIRYLLVCGAEVHGHLSGDAVMAMHRSGIDEEGRIIEAKGAIPYITNIDIDTINIWRSQVEVIDLINVEDMDRIVQALDDLAPTDEFEGEPLLISFGGAGETVEEGITVMSPELVSLEARIRTIESDVKDLGKVQKIMSGMYSGMFQGFVIGFVITVILLLLRRLI, from the coding sequence ATGGGTTCCACTGTACCCAACTGGCCCCCTGTCTCTGGTGAATACATAGCAGGTGACCCTGAATCTCAAGCAGCAGTTATCACCCTTGCCAGTGAACTGGACAAGGAACGCCTGACACAGCACTGCGCCCTGGTTGGTTCCATGAAGACCGAGAACATCGGTATAGAGAAAGTGGTGGCCAATATTGTTTCCAACACCAATATACGGTACCTGCTGGTATGCGGCGCAGAGGTTCACGGCCACCTGTCAGGGGATGCCGTTATGGCAATGCACCGCAGCGGCATTGATGAAGAGGGGCGCATTATCGAGGCAAAGGGCGCAATTCCATATATTACCAATATTGATATCGATACCATCAATATCTGGCGCAGCCAGGTGGAGGTAATCGACCTGATAAACGTGGAGGATATGGACCGTATCGTGCAGGCATTAGACGACCTGGCTCCCACAGATGAGTTCGAAGGTGAGCCGCTACTGATATCCTTTGGCGGCGCCGGTGAGACTGTTGAGGAAGGTATAACTGTCATGTCCCCGGAACTGGTCTCGCTGGAGGCCAGGATAAGGACCATAGAATCAGATGTCAAGGACCTGGGCAAGGTACAGAAGATCATGTCTGGCATGTATTCGGGGATGTTCCAGGGTTTTGTCATAGGTTTTGTGATAACGGTCATATTATTATTGTTGAGGCGCTTGATATGA
- the mtrF gene encoding tetrahydromethanopterin S-methyltransferase subunit F, producing the protein MKEKQTIPAIGIPNTREIDRMVKDMGRRVMIIGRDQRTFAGVGHPAARLHLVVGLMIGLLLLLLGVIGYGL; encoded by the coding sequence ATGAAGGAGAAACAGACCATACCAGCTATCGGTATTCCGAATACCAGGGAGATCGACAGGATGGTTAAGGACATGGGGCGCAGGGTCATGATCATAGGCCGGGACCAGCGCACCTTTGCCGGGGTGGGCCATCCCGCTGCCAGGCTGCACCTTGTTGTGGGGCTCATGATTGGATTGCTGCTGTTGCTTTTGGGAGTGATCGGATATGGATTATGA
- the mtrG gene encoding tetrahydromethanopterin S-methyltransferase subunit G, whose amino-acid sequence MDYDTLMERLDKIENTVEFSSGEILQHRGTMIGRWIGILYGMVAALLLVNLLGI is encoded by the coding sequence ATGGATTATGACACATTGATGGAGCGGCTGGATAAGATCGAGAACACTGTTGAATTCTCATCCGGCGAGATACTACAGCATAGGGGGACCATGATCGGCAGGTGGATTGGCATCCTTTACGGTATGGTGGCGGCACTGTTACTGGTCAACCTGCTGGGGATTTAG
- the mtrH gene encoding tetrahydromethanopterin S-methyltransferase subunit H, whose translation MFKYAREQKVIEIGSVKIGGNVGENPTVLVPTIFYDGHNIVDVGHNTFDEKKAEAKIREVEEAGDKHHIPYIFQVVGLTPELMVKGLDFVADHTDAPLIIDSADLESRIVGLDHVSGNGYASRTMYNAINMMIDEQEIAALTRSKIEATVILGFNMQDPSVKARTALLEDGGGFVDKGLLTIAKECGFEKILYDPGVQPFGQGAGSSFRLLSVVKALYGLPTGVGAHNIPSSWAWLHKNAEKEYRRIADISANTIGITAGANSLFIGPVENAKYAAPAVAMTDILMADSLQDFGIEHAEDHPYELA comes from the coding sequence ATGTTCAAGTATGCAAGGGAGCAGAAGGTAATCGAGATAGGCAGCGTGAAGATAGGGGGCAATGTGGGTGAGAATCCCACGGTATTGGTACCTACCATCTTCTATGATGGTCATAACATAGTGGACGTTGGGCATAACACCTTTGATGAGAAGAAGGCCGAAGCGAAGATCCGTGAAGTGGAGGAGGCAGGAGATAAGCACCACATACCTTACATCTTCCAGGTTGTGGGTCTGACCCCTGAGCTTATGGTCAAGGGGCTGGACTTTGTGGCCGACCATACCGATGCGCCCCTGATCATAGATTCTGCTGACCTTGAGTCAAGGATAGTGGGCCTGGACCATGTATCAGGGAACGGCTATGCCAGCCGTACTATGTACAATGCCATCAACATGATGATCGATGAGCAAGAAATTGCAGCACTTACCCGCTCAAAGATAGAGGCCACTGTCATACTGGGATTCAATATGCAGGACCCGTCGGTGAAGGCACGGACGGCTCTGCTGGAGGACGGCGGCGGTTTTGTGGATAAGGGGCTTTTGACCATTGCAAAGGAATGCGGGTTTGAGAAGATACTCTATGACCCCGGAGTGCAGCCCTTTGGTCAGGGCGCAGGTTCTTCATTCAGGCTCCTGTCTGTGGTCAAGGCACTGTACGGCCTGCCCACTGGTGTGGGTGCCCACAATATCCCAAGTTCATGGGCCTGGCTTCACAAGAATGCTGAAAAAGAGTACCGCAGGATAGCCGATATCTCGGCCAATACCATTGGAATTACAGCTGGCGCCAACTCGCTGTTCATAGGGCCGGTGGAGAACGCTAAATATGCGGCGCCTGCCGTTGCCATGACAGATATCCTGATGGCAGACTCATTGCAGGATTTTGGCATAGAGCATGCAGAGGACCACCCATACGAACTGGCGTGA
- the mer gene encoding 5,10-methylenetetrahydromethanopterin reductase has product MVHFGIEFLANETADTLADMIRFSEENGIEYAWITDHYNNRDSFSLLTYIAARTTSIKLGTGVTNPYTRTAPQLASAIATVDETSGGRAVFGIGPGDKMTFENLGVKWTKPLQTVRETVEVVRRLTLGEPVSFDGNVISIKKAKLDLGSRSVPVYIGAQGPGMLRLAGEIGDGALVNASHPRDFEFAVKLLKEGAAGRDFSQFDVGAYTSFSVAGNKDEAVAAARPVVAFITAGSPPDVIKRHDIPEEDYSRLTSAFKDGFKQAVRAVTDDMISAFSICGTPDDCIGQIHDLTGAGVTQVIPGSPLGPDKKKSIQLIGKEIIPEFKEE; this is encoded by the coding sequence ATGGTACACTTTGGTATTGAGTTTTTGGCAAATGAAACTGCAGATACACTGGCAGATATGATACGTTTCTCTGAGGAGAACGGCATTGAATATGCCTGGATCACTGACCACTACAACAACCGTGACTCGTTCTCGCTGCTCACATACATCGCGGCAAGGACCACATCCATTAAACTGGGGACAGGTGTTACGAATCCATACACACGGACAGCCCCGCAACTGGCCTCAGCCATTGCCACTGTGGACGAGACTTCGGGGGGCAGGGCTGTGTTCGGTATTGGCCCTGGCGATAAGATGACATTTGAGAACCTGGGTGTTAAGTGGACTAAGCCCTTGCAGACCGTCAGGGAGACTGTGGAAGTGGTGAGGCGGCTTACGTTGGGTGAACCCGTTTCATTTGACGGTAATGTTATCTCGATAAAAAAGGCCAAGCTCGATCTCGGCAGCCGTTCAGTCCCTGTATATATCGGTGCCCAGGGTCCTGGAATGCTTAGGCTTGCGGGCGAGATAGGGGACGGCGCGCTGGTGAATGCCTCCCATCCCAGGGATTTTGAATTCGCAGTTAAGTTGCTGAAGGAAGGGGCGGCTGGCCGGGACTTCTCACAGTTCGATGTAGGGGCGTATACGAGTTTTTCAGTGGCTGGGAACAAGGATGAAGCCGTAGCTGCTGCCAGGCCTGTGGTAGCATTCATCACGGCGGGCTCGCCGCCCGATGTGATAAAGCGACACGACATACCAGAGGAAGATTATTCAAGACTCACATCGGCTTTTAAAGACGGGTTCAAACAGGCGGTCAGGGCCGTGACAGATGATATGATCTCAGCCTTTTCCATCTGCGGTACTCCTGATGACTGTATCGGGCAGATACATGACCTGACAGGTGCGGGAGTAACGCAGGTTATCCCTGGCTCTCCCCTGGGTCCTGACAAGAAAAAATCCATTCAATTGATCGGTAAGGAAATAATCCCTGAATTTAAGGAAGAATAA